In Pectobacterium actinidiae, the DNA window GGCATCCACCCAACGGAAAAGCGCGAAGAAGAAAAAGAGCAGGCACAAGAAGCGTTGAATACTTTTGCGAAGGTCGCGCAGGACTGGCATCGAAACATTAGCCAAAACAGATGGTCAGAAACGCACGCCGGACGGGTATGGCGCGATATGGAACGAAATCTACTGCCTGCTATCGGGCATCGCCATATTGCCGACCTGAAAACTAAAGACCTGCTCGAACCGCTGAAAGTCGTCGAACAAAACGGCCATCTTGATTTGGCGTCACGGCTGCGCCAGCGCGTCACCGATATTATGCGCTACGCGGTGCAAAACGATCTGATAGAGCGCAACCCCGCGCAAGACCTCTCCGGGGCGATAGCCGCACCAAAAGCTACCCATCGGCCAGCGTTGAATCTGAATAAACTGCCGGATTTTCTGGCACGGATTGAACGCCACAAAGGACGGGCGTTAACCAGACTGGCGTTAAAACTCACGCTGTGCGTTTTTATCCGTTCCAGCGAGCTACGTTTCGCACGCTGGCCGGAAATCGATTTTAAACGTGCCATGTGGACGATACCGGCTGAACGTGAAGCCATTCCCGGCGTGAAGCACTCGCAGCGCGGCGCAAAGATGCGCTCTGAACATCTGGTGCCGTATGAGTTTAAAAATACTTGATTCATTAGGGCATTAGCGATGAAAAAAACGAAAAAACCAACGGTAGCGTTACTTCTCTGATTGAAGAAGCAGAACAGCGTCATCAGAGAGTCTTACAGGGACTTGCTGATGTTGATGCAGGGCGTGTTGTGAATCACTCTGATATGCAAGCATTTATCACCAGACTGAAGAAAGCATAATCGATAGAAATACGGGACGTATCCTGTATCTAAAGCCTATGCATTAAGCTCCGCACCAGCCCCTTTTTTGGGAGGGGCTGGCGCTCATTGTTCTTATGTAGATGATTTCCCAGTTACTCATACTACCCAAGTATCATTTCCACTAGATCGTTTTCCACCATTATAAATTTACCTTTTTACAGCATATAAGCTGTTTTGTTATTTTACAGCCTATTTGATGTATTTTGTTTTTACAGCTTATAGGGTGTATTATGTAAAAACAGCCTATAGTATGTATAAGTATCTAAAATAAGGGTAAGTGCCTTATGAATACAGTCTATCCGTTGAAAACCTTGAATCAGTTGCGCCCATTGCTGATTGGCTTTCGCAAAGCTAAAGGACTGACGCAAAAAGACGTGTCTGAAAGGTTAGGTGTAACACAACAAACCTATGCCCGTTTGGAAGCAAACCCCGGAAGTGCCAGTATTGAGCGCTTGTTTAAAGTGCTCACCGTTCTGGGGGTTGAGGTAGTGCTGTCTTCTGGACCAAGAGTACATTTCTCGATGTCGTCCTCAACAATGGAAGAGCCAGAAAAGCCAATAGACTCACCCGCCAGACGGGAAAAATGGTGACACTATGCCTCGAATACAACAGCGTTTAGCAATATGGATGAATGGAATTCAAGTGGGATTCTGGGAAAAGAGCCGAGGCGAAGATAGGTTGCAATATCTTCCCGAATGGATCGCTGATGAACAAGGAAGACCTTTATCGCTTTCTTTGCTTTTCACCCCCGGTAATCAGATTTGGCGGGGCAATGTGGTACGCGACTATTTTGATAATTTATTGCCTGACAGCGAAGGTATACGCAGGCGTTTAGCGACGCGTTACCACGCTGATAGCCTTGAGCCTTTTGATCTGTTGGCTGAGCTGGGGAGAGACTGTGTTGGTGCGATACAGTTGCTGAATGGTAATGAGGAGCCTACAGATCTCTTTTCCGTAAAGTATCGCCCGCTTTGTGACGCAGAGATTGCCGCTATATTGCGTAATACAACAGCGGCATTGTTGCCAGGTCGGCAGGATGATACTGACGATTTACGTTTATCGATTGCCGGTGCGCAGGAAAAAACGGCTTTACTCTGGCATGAAAGGCAATGGTGTTTGCCAGAAGGGAGTACCCCTACGACGCATATTTTCAAGTTACCACTCGGGCTAGTGGGTAATATGCAAGCGGATATGAGTACGTCGGTTGAAAATGAATGGCTGTGTTCTTTGATCCTTAAGGAATATGGAATTCCTGTTGCAAAAACACAGATTGCGCAGTTTGAAGATCAGAAAGTATTGGTTGTTGAGCGTTTTGACAGAAGATGGTCAAGCGATCAGCAATGGATCATTCGCTTGCCACAAGAGGATATGTGTCAGGCTCTGGGTGTTTCCCCGCTACGAAAATACCAGTCTGATGGTGGGCCGGGGATTTCCGATATTATGACCATACTGAGTCATTCAGAGCAGGCAGAGCAGGACAAAGCGCAGTTTTTCAGGGCGCAAATTATTTTCTGGCTGATAGCGGCTACTGATGGGCACGCCAAAAATTTCAGTATCGCTATTGAGCCACAAGGTCGCTATCACCTTACGCCTCTTTATGATGTTTTATCGGCATGGCCGGTCATTGGTCCGCGTAATAACCAGATTTCCTGGCAGAAGAGCAAGCTGGCAATGGCTGTTCGGGGTAGTAGTAATTATTACCATCTGTACAGAATTCAACGGCGGCATTGGGTCAATCATGGTGAATTAACTGGTCTGGGTAGACGACAGGTTGAAGCCATGATGGATGATATTATCTTCAGGACACCTGAGGTTATTGAACGTGTATCTTCGTTGCTGCCTGAGTCATTCTCACCAGAGCTTGCGGAATGTGTTTTTGACGGTATGCGACAACAGTGTGGTCGGTTACAAGAATTGCACCGTAAATAGGATATTGAAGAACGTCTTGAAGCAATTCACCTTTCAGGCAGGGGTAGCCATAGAACGGTGAGTGGCTAGGGAAAGCGATCATAAACATCCCCCACCTTTCCCCCACTTACTCAGGGATCACGGCTTCCCCCACCTAATTTTTATGACTTTTTTTAAAATGATTATTTATTAGTAAGTTAAGTTATTCCCCTCACTTTGCGCCTATATATGCGTGGGAAGTGGGGGAAAATGCCGGATAGGATGACGCATTATCCGTTCGCCCCCACTTTCCCCCGTTTAATCCCACACCTTATTCCGTTGCGATAGCGGCGTGACACTTTCCCCATCAAAGGCGATCAGGCCATCCTTTTCCAGCTTGTCCAGCCCGCGGGTGAACTTCTTGTTCACGTCAAAGCCGATATGTCCGCATATCGTCTCGTACTAATGAACGGGGCAACCTTCGCCGTTGGCCGTGCCAGAAACTAATAACCCAACCTCCCCTTAACCACACAGATAATCACAATCGTCATGAAAAAGAATCATATACCGAAATGCGGATTGTGCTTATGCTGAAACGCAGTGCGTGATTTGGGCAACGTGTAGAAACTCGGAAATCCCTGAAACCACATTTTCTGCTGCACGCTATTCATACAGCTCGTGAGCTTTTAATAAATGGGAACGGAGGGAGAACAGGTGGAGTTAATCGTGACACACGACATTACCGATAGCGATCGGGACGAACTTTTTGCGGGTCTCCGGAGCTACAACGCTCAGTTTATTAATCCGGCTTCTTTTGGGCAAATCGGTATTTTTCATCGCAATAGTGCCGGAATCATGACCGGGGGATTGATTGCCACGCGTAAAGGATTATGGCTGTGTATTGATTATTTATGGGTGGGTGAGGAATCCAGAGGCCTGAAGCTCGGCAGTGCGTTGGTGAAGGAAGCGGAACAGGAGGCGATGCGTCTTGGGTGCCGTCATGCGCTAGTCGATACGTTTAGTTTTCAAGCACTTCCCTTCTATGAAAAACAGGGTTATCAGCTACAAATGTCTTTACCTGATTTTCCCGAAGAAGGCATGTTAAGGCACTATCTAATAAAGAAACATATGCAGTCTGCATGATAGTTATCTGCCCATTGACCAATGACAAAGTAGATAAGGCATCACACTCTTTATAATCAGACCCGTTTGTCTTCTCACTGGTGTGAATGTATGGCTTATCAACTTAATCTTAACTGGCCCGAATTCTTAGAAAAATACTGGCAAAAACAACCTGTTGTATTGAAGAACGCTTTTCCGAATTTCGTCGATCCGATTACACCGGATGAGCTGGCGGGGCTGGCGATGGAGGCGGAGGTCGATAGCCGTTTGGTCAGCCATAAAAATGGTCAGTGGCAGGCTAGCAACGGGCCGTTTGAGCATTTTGATAATTTGGGTGAAACCGGTTGGTCGCTGCTGGCTCAGGCGGTGAATCACTGGCATGCACCGTCTGCTGAACTCGTGAGTCCGTTCCGCGTGTTGCCGGACTGGCGTTTAGATGACTTGATGATCTCCTTTTCCGTACCGGGCGGCGGCGTGGGGCCGCATATCGATCAGTACGATGTCTTCATCATTCAGGGGATGGGCAGCCGTCGTTGGCGTGTGGGTGACAAGCTGCCGATGCGCCAGTTCTGCCCGCATCCCGCGCTGCTGCATGTCGATCCTTTCCCGCCAATCATTGATGAAGATCTTGAACCGGGCGACATTCTCTATATTCCGCCAGGCTTCCCGCACGATGGTTTCACGCATAAAACCGCGCTCAATTACTCCGTGGGGTTCCGCGGGCCGAACGGCAGAGACTTAATCAGCAGCTTTGCTGACTACGTGCTGGAGAACGATCTCGGCGGTGAGCACTATAGCGACCCTGATTTGACCTGTCGGGAGCATCCGGGGCGGGTTGAGGAGTATGAGTTTGAGCGTCTGCGCGAGATGATGATCGACGTGATTAATCAGCCGGAAGCGCTTAAAGCGTGGTTCGGCCGCTTTGTCACGACGCCGCGTCACGAGCTGGATATCGCGCCGGCGGAACCGCCTTATAAGCAGGATGAGATTGTGTGGGCATTGATGGATGGCAGTGTGTTGACGCGTCTGAGTGGACTGCGCGTTCTTGAAGTCGGCGGTAGCTACTTCATCAACAGCGAACGCCTGGACACGGTCGATCCGAAAGCGGCGGATGCGCTCTGTCGTTATACCGTTCTCGGTAAAAAAGAGCTGGGGGCGGCGCTGAAAAATCCAGCCTTTGTGACTGAATTAACCGCACTGGTTAATCAGGGCTACTGGTTCTTCGACGAATAAACTCCCTCCTCTTTAGCGGCTTCCGAATACATATTGTATGACGCGCTTCGGGAGCCGCACACTATCATTCGAATGGTTCGCTGTATCAAAAGCGTATAGGTTCGTCCTGTTAACATTCGTCTACCATCCTGATGTCAGTAACGCCAATGTAAAGATCGGAATGGCGTTAACTTGCTTTGCCTAATAATCAGTTAGCTATTGAATTTACTGATAAAAAATAAAGCCATCACGTCCATAAATCCATAATTGGGCTATCTTTTAGAGCGATACTTAATTAAATAACTCTGGAGAGATGTCATGTTTCATTTGCCTAAAATAAAGCAATCCCCCTTAGCGTTATGTCTCATCATATCAGCCTGTGTGGTGGCACCGCTTTCTTCCGCAGACACGAAGGCACCAGGCTCGCTAGTGAAAAAAGTGCAGTTGGGTGAGGAGTATGGCTTACTGGAGGCGGCTGAGCAGTATCGGATCCAGTATCACTCTCGAAGTGGTGTGGATGGCAAAAGTCCACGGAACGACACCGGCGCTGTTTTCATCCCTAAAGGTGAAACGCCAGAAGGTGGCTGGCCAGTCGTGGTGTGGACGCATGGAACGATAGGTGTGGCGGCTTCCTGCGCACCGTCTCTCAATCCACGTTCAGCACGGGATGCACAGTATTTAAATACCTGGTTGTCGTTGGGGTTTGCCATTGTGGCACCGGACTACGCGGGGCTTGGATCTGATGGGCTGCATCACTATCTCAACGCTCGAGGCGAGGCATGGAGCGTGTTGGATAGCGTAACAGCATCGCTAAGTACATTCCCGTTGCGCAATCAGTTAACGCTTGTCGGCCAGTCACAGGGGGCGCATGCGGCCTTTGCGACAGCGGGCTACCAACCGGATTATGCGCCGAATCTGCATATCGTATCGACGGTATTGACTGGAACGCCTTATTTTGACGACAAAACCTCTGCGGCAGATCTTTTTGCTGGGGAAAATGGAGCAGGCGGAGAAGGTGGCGATCCGAAAATCCCTTATGTGATGTATATCTATCTCTCGGCGGCTGATGTGAATAAAGAGCTTAAGGTTGATGATTATTTCACACCGAAAGCCGCCGCCGTTGTCGCTGACGCGCGTAAAATGTGTATCGGCGAGCTGACGCAAAAGGTGATGGCCGAGGGGCTGAATGCGAAGAATAGCCTGAAGCCTGCGATTCAGGAATTGCTGGACAGTCAGACCGCGAGTTTGCGCTATAACACACTCAAGGTTAACCAACCGGTCTTCATCGGGATTGGAACTAATGACATCAATGTGCCTACAAAGATGCAGCTTCACTTTGCGGAAGATGTCATTAGTGCCGGGACGTCAGCAGAGGTACATGAATATAAAGGCATGAACCACGGTGAAACGGTTAACGTTTCACTGCGTGATTCGGCTCCTTTTGTGTGGTCGGCAAAACCGTAAGCCTCTTGTCCCGGCGTACCTACCGGGACATTAATTTTCCAGCCATCGCCGCGAGATCTGACTCTCCCGGCGATATTGCCGCTGCCGATACGCCAGCATCCCCCACGCCAGTAGCCCGTACAGCACGGCTAGCATCCACAAATGCCACCAAAATGCGCCGATTTGGGCAAAGTCAGCGCCCATCTGATTAAGGCGCAATATTCCCTGAATCGTGAAGACGGCGGGTACCCACTGTGCAAGCCAGTTCAGAGGCGCAGGGATCATCTCCACAGGCCAGATGAAACCAGAAAGAAAGACGATAGGGATAGAGGACAGCAGCACGGCCTGGCTGGGAAGATCTTTGCGTGTAAAGGCCGCTCCCAGTACCACACCGAGCCACAGCGTTGAGAGCAGAAAGGGCAATACAAACAAAAGTACCTGGCTCAGACTGGCTTCGCGTGCAATGCCGTAGGCATCGAGACAAAAACCGAGCATGTAGAGCAGTGAGAGCAGATAGGCACCGCCAACGACCAATGTACGGGCCAGCAGCAAACGCCACGGTGTCGCGTATTGCCAGTAGCGAACGTCGCCAGAGCGCGTGTGCTGGTTTTGACCGGCACCCAGCAAGCCGCATCCCATTAGCAAAATCTGATGCAGTATCAACATGAAAACACCGGGAACCACGTAATCGACATAGCCCATCGTGGGATTAAATATCGGCACAACATTCAGCGAGGTTGCCTGCCACTGTGAGCTGGCGGCGGGTATGCCTTCCCCCTGAGCAAGCAGGCGTGCGATTTTAACCTGCGCGCCCGCGGTGCCGCCGACTGTCGCCAGAGACTGTGCGATCGCGCCGTAGATCAGGAAGTAGCTGGCATCTGCTGAGTAGCTTACCGTGACGTTTTTTCCCTGCATGATATCGCGATAGAAATGACGCGGAATGTAGAGGATCCCTTTCGCTTTGCCATCCAGAAGCAGCGCCTTGGCGTCATCCAGCGTATTGCGCTGTGCCACCAGTTGAACTTCTGGCGTGGAATCGGCCATAAACGCCAGACGACGTGAGAGCTGGGTGCCATCTTCATCAACCAGCACCACCGGCAGTTCACGCGGTGTCTGGGCGAGGTAAGGGCGCGGATAGAGAAAGGAATAGAGCAGAATCCCACCGAACAGGGTGAGCAAGATCGTCGGATCGCGCAGTAAGCTGCGCAACTCAAATCGGATGAGTTTGGCGAAGGTCAGCATGCTGCCTCCTTGTCACCTGGCCGATAGCACCACAGCGTGAGCGGTAGCAGCAGCCAGAATAGGGTGAGCGCCGTCAGCGCAGGTGCGATCTGAATGAATCCGGCACCGTAGCTGGTGATGGCAATCGCGATATCACCGTAGTGAGCGACGGGCAACAGCTGTCGCCAGAACGTGGCGAAGGTCTCCATTGCTGCGGCCGGAAAGGTGATGCCCATAAACGCCAGTCCGGGAGCCATTAACGCCCCGACGATGGAAACGGCGCGTGCAGGATCGCGAATCAGCGCATAGAAGGCCATGCCCAGCGCGACGCAGGCGCCAGCGGTCACGCCGATCGAGACGAAGAGCAGCAGCGCTGAGCCGTTGAGTGGATAATTAAGCAGGCTATACAGCATGTAACTCCAGACGCCGCCCCATGCCCAGCCGATCAGCCAGTGCGTCAGGAATTTAGACCCGATGGCGGCGAGGTTCTCCGGTTCCCAGTGTGCTCCGCGTCGATCCTCTCGAGCCAACGTATTCAGGCCGTATAGCGCAAGCAGAATTGACCAGATCGAGGGGATAATCGCGTTCAGCAAAAACTGGGCGTAGTTGGAATTTTGATTAAACAGCGCGGTAATCTGTCCGCCAATCGGCATCGCCAGCCCTTTGGCTTCAGGAACGGCAGCCCCCTGAGCCAGCGCCTGCATCACCGCGATCTGCCCGTTGAACGTCCCCGCTACCAACGCCAGCGAACTGTTAATGACTTTGGCAATCAGCACAAACTGCCCGTTATTCCAGGCGGTGATCGTGGGTAACGTTCCCAGACGGCTATCACGCTCAAAGTGACGTGGGATCACCACCAGCGCGTAGATCTCGCCGCCGCGCAACGCCGTTGCACCGTCCGTTACTGCCGAGAATTGATGGTTCAGGTTGAAAGAGGGGGAGGCATGTAGCGCTCTGGCAAATTGGCGCGACATCGTGCTGTTATCCAGATCGATCAGGCCGATAGGAAGTTCGCGGACAATCGCGCCGGAGAGCGTCCACCAGGCAATCAGCATGGTGATAAGCGGTAACCAGAGTGCTAAGGCCATCCCCCAGCGGTCACGCCATAGCGCTTTCCACTCACGTATCATCACAGTTCTACCAATGCGCTCATGCCAACGCGCAGCCCGCTAATCGGTTGAATCGGGCGCGCCTCTACTTCAAATGTCCGCATATCGAATCCTTGTCGCGTATCTGTGGCCCGCCATGTGGCGAAATCCCCCATGACGGAAACATAAGACACCTTAAACCGGAATGTCTGGTTGTTCAGCGCGGGAATACGCGCCTCAAACTCGGTACCCATCGCAAAGCGTTCAAGGAGATCCTCACGTACCGCCAACTGAATCCAGATGTCGCTCATGTCCAATAGCGTAACCACGGGGAAGCCCTGTGGCGCAATTTCGCCGCTGCGCAGCAGCACATTACTGACTTCTCCGGTGTGGGGGCTGACGACGCGCGCCTCTGCCAGATAGGCTTCCACTTCGGCCACGGAACCCGCTGCCATACGGACTTTTTCCTCTGCCGCTGCCTGTGTTTCTTTGCGTGTGCCTTCCAGCGCCATTTGATATTCCTGCCACGCCATCCCCTCGGTATAGCGGGCGGCCTCCCATGAGGCTTTAGCTTCATCCCGTTTTTGCAGCGGCAACACGCCTTCCTGATAGAGATTTTGCACGCGTAGATAGGTCTTATGGCTTAGCTCCGAACCGGCTTTGGCTTTTTGCCACTGATCTTTTGCCGCGGCGATTTGCTGCTCACGCGCCCCTTTTTTGGCCTCCAGCGCCACCGCGCCTGCTGCGGCTTCACCCGCTTTCGCCTGTTCTAGCTTCGCGTCCAGTTCCGGCGTTAGGAGCGTAAAGACGAGATCGCCAACGTTAAGCTGCTGGCCTTTTTCTACCCGCACATCGGCAATACGACCCGGCACTTTGGAAGATACCGAATACTGCTGCGCTTCGATTTGTCCCTGTAGCCGTATCGGTTCGGGCTGATAGGCGAGCCAGAAGCGATAGGCTATCCAGATAATCACGATCAACAGGACAGCCTGAAGGATCCATTTGCGTTTCGAACGCGAAGAAGAGGAGGACTGCGTCATGGCGTCACCTGTATGGCGTACTGGGTCTGGTAGTCAGAGAAGCGGTTTATCTGGCTGGAAATCGCCATCAATCTGGCGATGGAAACCACGTAGCGATAGGCGGCGGAAGCGCGTTGTGTTTTGGCGCCAACCAGCTGGTTTAGCGCATCCACGACGTCCAGTGAGGTAGACATGCCCTGCATAAACGCCTTGTTGCGTAGCTGGACATTCTCTTCGGCCAGCTTTTCTGTCGAAGACAGGGAATTGAACTCTTCCAGCGCCAGTCGGGCTTCTCGCCATGTGCTCTCGACCATTATTTCAAGGTTTTGGCGCATATCGGCTTCCAGATGGTTAACCTGCATTTCTGCACTTTTGGCGGCGGCGATATTGTCGGAACGGCCTTCGCGGCTGATGAGCGGGACGGACACACCGACGCCCACCATCCAGTCCGGCGTGGTTCTGGCAGCCAGCGTATCCTGTTCATAGAGTTGATAGTTGCCGAAAAGAAACACGTCAGGGGCGTATTTGGCGCGTTCAATACGAATAAGATCCTTAGCCTGATCGCGCTTGGCGGAGAGCACCTTTAAGCCGGGATGTGTGTTGAGCGTTTGTTTCACCAACGCAGGCAGTTCGGGCAGCGTTTTGTTGACGAACAGTGTAGAAGAGGGGGTTGCGCCTTCTGTCTTGATCAGCTTTGCGAAGACCATTTCGGTTGTCTCCATACTGCGCCGCGCCTTTTGTGTTTCGATACGCGCCATGTCATAAGCCGATTGGGCGGACAGCACCTCGACTCGGGCGATTTGGCCTTGCGCTTCCAGCTTGCGGGCGTGGTCATAGTGCTGCGCCATGCCTTTCTCGATATCCTGACGCGTCTTCATCACCTGATGTGCCATTACCACGCCGTAGTAAGTCTGTGCCAGTGCCTCAAACTGCGCCAGCGTACGGACGATCAGCATCTGCTCAGCCTCATTGACCTGCGCGGCACGGATCGACTGTGCCGCATCAATCCGCCCGCCGGTAAATAACGGCCAGACGACCTGAACGGAACTGGTGACCACATTTTGTTCTGTGAAACGGGTGACGAAGGGATTGCCATTGATATTAATCAGCTGATTTAGCGCGGCAAAGATATCCCGGTGATTTGCCAACGGGTTTAAGTCGCGCGCGTCCAGTTCGACAGGTTTGTCGAGGCGCGTATAGCTTGCGCCCACGTTGACCTGCGGCCAGTAGAGACCTTTGGCAGATTCCTTCAAGAATTGCGCGCGATCGACCCCTGCGTGTTCGGCGGCAATACTGTCATCGCTTTGCAGCAGGCGAGCCCAGGCCTGATTAAACGAGATGGTTTGCCCAAATGCCGTGGACGACCAGCATTGCAACAGCAGCAGTGCTACGGGGAAATAAGTCAAAAGCCGGGTGTTGCCGTATGTTAATCGAGGCATGCCAAGTGAAATCATCCTTTTACCCAAATGCCGCCAACGTGGTAGGAATAAGCCTGCTAAAAAGCGAAGCCTGTGTAGGATAAAGAAACAGGGCTAACGCTGAGGTAAACAAACCGCGTTATGCCCTATTATTTTCGGAGATGATTTAGTTTTGGTCTAAATCCCCAATTATTCAAATAATATAAGGGGTTAAATTGGAAAAATTATTGGAAGGGAAATAATGCCTGTGGAACTGGGTTTTATGATGTAAATAACGATGACTATTTTCTAATAAATAATTAGTCAGCAAAGGCCCGGATTGTACTCCGGGCCAGCGTGACAAAAACGCTAATTAAACGGCTTCATTTTCGTCGGTATAGCGTTTGGCTTTATAGGCCGGGTGCATCAGGTTCTGGATGGAGAAAATATCGTCCAACTGTTCTTCGGTCAGCAGGCCGCGTTCCAGTACCACTTCACGTACGCTCTTACCGGTTTCGGCACAGATTTTCCCAACGATATCGCCGTTGTGGTGGCCGATGAACGGGTTCAGGTAGGTCACGATACCGATAGAATTGAAGACGTAAGCTTCACACACCTCTTTGTTAGCGGTAATGCCGTCGACGCATTTTTCCAGCAGGTTGTAGCAGGCGCTGGACAGAATCTGGATGGATTCGAACATCGCTTGTCCGATAACCGGTTCCATCACGTTCAACTGCAACTGACCCGCTTCTGCCGCCATGGTGACGCACGTATCGTTGCCGATGACTTTGAAGCATACCTGATTGACCACTTCCGGTACGACAGGGTTAACTTTGGCTGGCATGATGGACGAACCTGCCTGCAATTCCGGCAGGTTGATTTCGTTCAGGCCAGTGCGCGGGCCAGAAGACAGCAGGCGCAGGTCGTTACAGATCTTCGACAGTTTTACCGCCACACGTTTCAGGGCGCTGTGCACCATCACGTACGCACCGCAGTCGGAGGTGGCTTCGATCAGGTCTTCAGCCGGTACGCAAGGCAGACCGCTGACTTTTGCCAGATGTTGAACGGCCAGTTTCTGATACTCATCCGGCGTGTTCAGACGTGTACCGATGGCGGTCGCGCCCAGGTTCACTTCCAGCAGCAGCTCAGCGGTACGCAACAAGTTGCGGTTTTCTTCTTTCAGCAGCACGTTGAACGCGTGGAATTCCTGTCCGAGGGTCATCGGCACGGCATCTTGCAACTGGGTACGACCCATTTTCAGGATGTTTTCAAACTCTTTTGCTTTACGCTCAAAGCC includes these proteins:
- a CDS encoding helix-turn-helix transcriptional regulator, whose protein sequence is MNTVYPLKTLNQLRPLLIGFRKAKGLTQKDVSERLGVTQQTYARLEANPGSASIERLFKVLTVLGVEVVLSSGPRVHFSMSSSTMEEPEKPIDSPARREKW
- a CDS encoding type II toxin-antitoxin system HipA family toxin yields the protein MPRIQQRLAIWMNGIQVGFWEKSRGEDRLQYLPEWIADEQGRPLSLSLLFTPGNQIWRGNVVRDYFDNLLPDSEGIRRRLATRYHADSLEPFDLLAELGRDCVGAIQLLNGNEEPTDLFSVKYRPLCDAEIAAILRNTTAALLPGRQDDTDDLRLSIAGAQEKTALLWHERQWCLPEGSTPTTHIFKLPLGLVGNMQADMSTSVENEWLCSLILKEYGIPVAKTQIAQFEDQKVLVVERFDRRWSSDQQWIIRLPQEDMCQALGVSPLRKYQSDGGPGISDIMTILSHSEQAEQDKAQFFRAQIIFWLIAATDGHAKNFSIAIEPQGRYHLTPLYDVLSAWPVIGPRNNQISWQKSKLAMAVRGSSNYYHLYRIQRRHWVNHGELTGLGRRQVEAMMDDIIFRTPEVIERVSSLLPESFSPELAECVFDGMRQQCGRLQELHRK
- a CDS encoding GNAT family N-acetyltransferase; the encoded protein is MGTEGEQVELIVTHDITDSDRDELFAGLRSYNAQFINPASFGQIGIFHRNSAGIMTGGLIATRKGLWLCIDYLWVGEESRGLKLGSALVKEAEQEAMRLGCRHALVDTFSFQALPFYEKQGYQLQMSLPDFPEEGMLRHYLIKKHMQSA
- a CDS encoding cupin domain-containing protein; this encodes MAYQLNLNWPEFLEKYWQKQPVVLKNAFPNFVDPITPDELAGLAMEAEVDSRLVSHKNGQWQASNGPFEHFDNLGETGWSLLAQAVNHWHAPSAELVSPFRVLPDWRLDDLMISFSVPGGGVGPHIDQYDVFIIQGMGSRRWRVGDKLPMRQFCPHPALLHVDPFPPIIDEDLEPGDILYIPPGFPHDGFTHKTALNYSVGFRGPNGRDLISSFADYVLENDLGGEHYSDPDLTCREHPGRVEEYEFERLREMMIDVINQPEALKAWFGRFVTTPRHELDIAPAEPPYKQDEIVWALMDGSVLTRLSGLRVLEVGGSYFINSERLDTVDPKAADALCRYTVLGKKELGAALKNPAFVTELTALVNQGYWFFDE
- a CDS encoding alpha/beta hydrolase → MFHLPKIKQSPLALCLIISACVVAPLSSADTKAPGSLVKKVQLGEEYGLLEAAEQYRIQYHSRSGVDGKSPRNDTGAVFIPKGETPEGGWPVVVWTHGTIGVAASCAPSLNPRSARDAQYLNTWLSLGFAIVAPDYAGLGSDGLHHYLNARGEAWSVLDSVTASLSTFPLRNQLTLVGQSQGAHAAFATAGYQPDYAPNLHIVSTVLTGTPYFDDKTSAADLFAGENGAGGEGGDPKIPYVMYIYLSAADVNKELKVDDYFTPKAAAVVADARKMCIGELTQKVMAEGLNAKNSLKPAIQELLDSQTASLRYNTLKVNQPVFIGIGTNDINVPTKMQLHFAEDVISAGTSAEVHEYKGMNHGETVNVSLRDSAPFVWSAKP
- a CDS encoding ABC transporter permease; this encodes MLTFAKLIRFELRSLLRDPTILLTLFGGILLYSFLYPRPYLAQTPRELPVVLVDEDGTQLSRRLAFMADSTPEVQLVAQRNTLDDAKALLLDGKAKGILYIPRHFYRDIMQGKNVTVSYSADASYFLIYGAIAQSLATVGGTAGAQVKIARLLAQGEGIPAASSQWQATSLNVVPIFNPTMGYVDYVVPGVFMLILHQILLMGCGLLGAGQNQHTRSGDVRYWQYATPWRLLLARTLVVGGAYLLSLLYMLGFCLDAYGIAREASLSQVLLFVLPFLLSTLWLGVVLGAAFTRKDLPSQAVLLSSIPIVFLSGFIWPVEMIPAPLNWLAQWVPAVFTIQGILRLNQMGADFAQIGAFWWHLWMLAVLYGLLAWGMLAYRQRQYRRESQISRRWLEN
- a CDS encoding ABC transporter permease, with protein sequence MIREWKALWRDRWGMALALWLPLITMLIAWWTLSGAIVRELPIGLIDLDNSTMSRQFARALHASPSFNLNHQFSAVTDGATALRGGEIYALVVIPRHFERDSRLGTLPTITAWNNGQFVLIAKVINSSLALVAGTFNGQIAVMQALAQGAAVPEAKGLAMPIGGQITALFNQNSNYAQFLLNAIIPSIWSILLALYGLNTLAREDRRGAHWEPENLAAIGSKFLTHWLIGWAWGGVWSYMLYSLLNYPLNGSALLLFVSIGVTAGACVALGMAFYALIRDPARAVSIVGALMAPGLAFMGITFPAAAMETFATFWRQLLPVAHYGDIAIAITSYGAGFIQIAPALTALTLFWLLLPLTLWCYRPGDKEAAC
- a CDS encoding HlyD family secretion protein produces the protein MTQSSSSSRSKRKWILQAVLLIVIIWIAYRFWLAYQPEPIRLQGQIEAQQYSVSSKVPGRIADVRVEKGQQLNVGDLVFTLLTPELDAKLEQAKAGEAAAGAVALEAKKGAREQQIAAAKDQWQKAKAGSELSHKTYLRVQNLYQEGVLPLQKRDEAKASWEAARYTEGMAWQEYQMALEGTRKETQAAAEEKVRMAAGSVAEVEAYLAEARVVSPHTGEVSNVLLRSGEIAPQGFPVVTLLDMSDIWIQLAVREDLLERFAMGTEFEARIPALNNQTFRFKVSYVSVMGDFATWRATDTRQGFDMRTFEVEARPIQPISGLRVGMSALVEL
- a CDS encoding TolC family protein, with product MPRLTYGNTRLLTYFPVALLLLQCWSSTAFGQTISFNQAWARLLQSDDSIAAEHAGVDRAQFLKESAKGLYWPQVNVGASYTRLDKPVELDARDLNPLANHRDIFAALNQLININGNPFVTRFTEQNVVTSSVQVVWPLFTGGRIDAAQSIRAAQVNEAEQMLIVRTLAQFEALAQTYYGVVMAHQVMKTRQDIEKGMAQHYDHARKLEAQGQIARVEVLSAQSAYDMARIETQKARRSMETTEMVFAKLIKTEGATPSSTLFVNKTLPELPALVKQTLNTHPGLKVLSAKRDQAKDLIRIERAKYAPDVFLFGNYQLYEQDTLAARTTPDWMVGVGVSVPLISREGRSDNIAAAKSAEMQVNHLEADMRQNLEIMVESTWREARLALEEFNSLSSTEKLAEENVQLRNKAFMQGMSTSLDVVDALNQLVGAKTQRASAAYRYVVSIARLMAISSQINRFSDYQTQYAIQVTP